One Choloepus didactylus isolate mChoDid1 chromosome 8, mChoDid1.pri, whole genome shotgun sequence DNA window includes the following coding sequences:
- the LOC119543369 gene encoding apolipoprotein F-like — MTPVLLFLCCVLLSPIAAFPRNAQKGDLTFPSPFTEPETPPNVLSSQTPLPYPKSCQDLLHKTPSLAPLPEYLSSLALRVALEEVGCPTEAHILELQLFKMGGKDTTETFIREIQKHKAAEWDSDIKTILRDMVGSPGDLGRVRRSATIPEECKEEGWVFYETAKLLIEFAEKLPPSELVTEFKNTAVNVTQKCTLESWEHVLEVGEKLMTSPELKNFSMPIEEEISFVVRFIIIMKHAIWKMIQGYLEIY, encoded by the coding sequence ATGACCCCGgttctgctgttcctttgctgtGTTCTGCTGTCCCCGATTGCTGCCTTTCCAAGAAATGCCCAGAAAGGGGACCTGACTTTCCCATCACCTTTCACAGAGCCTGAGACTCCACCAAACGTGCTCTCCAGCCAGACTCCTCTCCCATATCCCAAGTCCTGCCAGGATCTCTTGCACAAGACCCCCTCTTTAGCCCCTCTGCCCGAGTACCTGTCCAGCTTAGCTCTGAGGGTGGCCCTGGAAGAGGTTGGCTGCCCAACCGAGGCCCACATTCTGGAGCTTCAGCTCTTTAAGATGGGAGGAAAAGACACCACTGAAACCTTCATCCGTGAAATTCAAAAGCACAAGGCAGCAGAATGGGACAGTGATATTAAAACCATTCTGAGGGATATGGTGGGATCCCCAGGGGACCTAGGGCGGGTTCGGCGCTCAGCTACCATTCCTGAGGAATGTAAGGAAGAAGGATGGGTGTTCTATGAGACAGCAAAGCTGCTGATTGAATTTGCTGAGAAGTTACCTCCCAGTGAGCTGGTAACAGAGTTCAAGAATACTGCTGTCAATGTCACTCAGAAGTGCACGTTAGAGTCTTGGGAACATGTGCTAGAGGTAGGCGAAAAATTGATGACAAGCCCTGAACTTAAGAACTTCTCAATGCCTATAGAAGAAGAGATAAGCTTCGTCGTGCGTTTCATAATCATTATGAAGCATGCTATATGGAAGATGATACAGGGGTACTTAGAGATTTATTAG